Proteins encoded by one window of Vitis riparia cultivar Riparia Gloire de Montpellier isolate 1030 chromosome 11, EGFV_Vit.rip_1.0, whole genome shotgun sequence:
- the LOC117925133 gene encoding putative clathrin assembly protein At5g35200 yields the protein MSGGGTQKSLRKALGAIKDSTTVGLAKVNSDYKELDIAIVKATNHVERPAKEKHIKAIFSAISATRPRADVAYCIHALARRLSKTHNWAVALKTLVVIHRALREVDPTFHEELINYGRSRSHMLNLAHFKDDSSPNAWDYSAWVRTYALFLEERLECFRVLKYDIETDRPRTKELDTVELLEQLPALQQLLFRVLGCQPHGAAVHNIVIQLALSMVALESIKIYSAISDGTVNLVDKFFEMQRNDAVKALEIYRRAGSQAEKLSEFYEICKSLDIARGERFIKIEQPPASFLQAMEEYVRDAPRASTVRKDQETKQVVSEKLAAPKVVLSIEYNKAPEVQEEHPSSPPPPEPVKVKMPVVEPPDLLGLDDPIPNTAELDEKNAMALAIVPVAETPPSAGPNPANGTTGWELALVTAPSSNENATAASKLAGGLDMLTLDSLYDDAIRRNNQNVSYNPWQPVPMGGPMMQQTAHDPFFASNAVAAPPNVQMAAMGNQQQAFMLQQQQQQQQQQMMMMMGQQQQQPLNPFGNPYGATAHPYGSGMPVQTHNPYSGFI from the exons ATGTCTGGAGGAGGGACACAGAAGAGCTTGAGGAAGGCACTTGGAGCCATCAAGGACAGCACCACTGTCGGATTGGCTAAAGTAAATAGTGATTACAAG GAATTGGACATTGCCATTGTTAAGGCCACAAATCATGTTGAGCGCCCagcaaaagaaaaacacattAAAG CTATCTTTTCTGCAATTTCAGCTACAAGGCCTCGGGCTGATGTTGCATACTGCATCCATGCTCTTGCCAGACGGTTATCCAAGACACATAATTGGGCG GTTGCATTGAAAACTCTAGTTGTTATTCATCGTGCTTTGAGGGAAGTGGATCCCACATTCCATGAAGAACTCATTAATTATGGAAGGAGTAGAAGCCATATGCTAAACTTGGCTCATTTCAAAGATGATTCTAGTCCAAATG CATGGGATTATTCTGCATGGGTACGCACTTATGCCTTATTCTTGGAGGAGAGGCTGGAATGCTTTCGTGTGCTGAAGTATGATATTGAGACAGATCGTCct AGGACCAAAGAGCTGGACACTGTTGAGTTGCTTGAGCAGCTACCAGCTTTGCAACAGCTTCTATTTCGTGTTCTTGGTTGCCAG CCACACGGAGCAGCAGTTCATAATATTGTGATTCAGTTGGCACTCTCAATG gtCGCTTTGGAAAGCATTAAGATATACAGTGCCATAAGCGATGGTACAGTTAATTTGGTTGACAAG TTCTTTGAGATGCAACGAAATGATGCTGTGAAGGCTTTGGAGATATACCGAAGAGCAGGGAGTCAG GCGGAGAAACTAtcagaattttatgaaatatgtaaGAGTCTTGACATTGCACGTGGAGAAAGGTTTATTAAGATCGAGCAG CCCCCTGCATCATTTTTACAAGCCATGGAAGAGTATGTGAGGGATGCTCCACGAGCTTCAACAGTTCGCAAGGATCAG GAAACAAAGCAGGTGGTTAGTGAGAAACTTGCTGCTCCTAAAGTAGTCTTATCCATAGAATACAACAAAGCCCCAGAAGTGCAGGAGGAGCATCCTTCATCTCCGCCTCCACCTGAACCAGTAAAAGTGAAAATGCCTGTTGTTGAACCACCGGATCTGTTG GGCTTAGATGATCCCATTCCAAATACTGCAGAATTAGATGAGAAGAATGCCATGGCTTTGGCTATTGTTCCTGTTG CTGAAACACCACCTTCTGCTGGTCCTAACCCAGCCAATGGAACTACAGGCTGGGAATTGGCACTTGTTACCGCTCCAAGCTCAAATGAGAACGCCACAGCTGCTAGCAAGCTG gctgGAGGACTAGACATGCTTACGCTAGATAGCCTATACGATGATGCAATAAGAAGAAACAACCAGAATGTAAGCTACAACCCATGGCAACCAGTCCCAATGGGTGGCCCCATGATGCAGCAAACAGCACACGACCCATTCTTTGCCTCCAATGCAGTGGCTGCACCACCAAATGTGCAGATGGCAGCAATGGGCAACCAGCAGCAGGCTTTTATgttgcagcagcagcagcagcaacagcaacagcagatgatgatgatgatgggtCAACAGCAACAACAGCCTTTAAATCCTTTTGGAAATCCATATGGAGCCACTGCCCACCCCTATGGCTCAGGTATGCCTGTTCAAACCCACAATCCTTATTCAGGCTTTATTTAA